The Persephonella sp. KM09-Lau-8 nucleotide sequence ATTTAATTCCTTATGTAAGGATTCTTCAACTATATCTTTTTCTACGTCTTCTGTTCCTTTTTTGGAAATAAGGTCTAATAATGTTAAATCCTCCTCTTCTCCAAGAGGTTTATCAAGGGAGTAAGGCATTCTAACCACTTGCAGGGCATTTCTGACTTTTTTGGGAGATGCATCCACTTCTTTGGCTATTTCTTCTATGGTAGGTTCCCTTTTGAGCTGTTCTTTTAGTTTTTCGTATGTTTCTTTTACCTTGCTAATAAATAGCGACTCTTTTACTGGAATTCTAACTGCCCCTGTTTGCTGGAATATGGTCTGCATAATAGCCTGCCTAATCCACCATACCGCATAGGAGATAAATTTAACATCTCTGTCTGGGTCAAATCTTTTAGCTGCTTCTATTAGACCGAGATTTCCAGCAGCTATCAGGTCTGTAAGTGGGACACCCCAGCCCATAAAGTTTTTGGCTACATTTACAACAAATCTGAGATTGCCTTCAACTAATTTTTTTAGGGCTTCTTTATCCCCTT carries:
- a CDS encoding RNA polymerase sigma factor RpoD/SigA, with amino-acid sequence MADSDKEQTTLNLYIQKMAEHPLLSPEEEKELARRAKKGDKEALKKLVEGNLRFVVNVAKNFMGWGVPLTDLIAAGNLGLIEAAKRFDPDRDVKFISYAVWWIRQAIMQTIFQQTGAVRIPVKESLFISKVKETYEKLKEQLKREPTIEEIAKEVDASPKKVRNALQVVRMPYSLDKPLGEEEDLTLLDLISKKGTEDVEKDIVEESLHKELNKLLNALDERERAIIEYRFGLKGEEPKTLTEVGEILGISRERVRQLEQRALKKLRTLAIKKHLRDFLS